The following coding sequences are from one Streptomyces venezuelae window:
- the rpsD gene encoding 30S ribosomal protein S4 — translation MPNQSRPKVKKSRALGIALTPKAVKYFEARPYPPGEHGRGRKQNSDYKVRLLEKQRLRAQYDLSERQLVRAYERASKTQLKTGEALVIELERRLDALVLRSGIARTIYQARQMVVHGHIEVNGGKVDKPSYRVRPDDVVMVRERSREKPLFQVAREGGFAPDGETPRYLQVNLKALAFRLDRDPNRKEIPVICDEQLVVEYYAR, via the coding sequence ATGCCGAACCAGTCCCGCCCCAAGGTCAAGAAGTCGCGTGCCCTCGGCATCGCGCTGACCCCGAAGGCCGTCAAGTACTTCGAGGCCCGTCCCTACCCGCCGGGCGAGCACGGCCGTGGGCGCAAGCAGAACTCGGACTACAAGGTCCGTCTGCTCGAGAAGCAGCGGCTGCGCGCGCAGTACGACCTCTCGGAGCGTCAGCTCGTCCGTGCCTACGAGCGTGCGTCCAAGACGCAGCTCAAGACCGGTGAGGCCCTGGTCATCGAGCTGGAGCGTCGTCTCGACGCCCTGGTTCTGCGTTCGGGCATCGCCCGCACGATCTACCAGGCCCGCCAGATGGTCGTGCACGGCCACATCGAGGTCAACGGCGGCAAGGTCGACAAGCCGTCGTACCGCGTCCGTCCCGACGACGTCGTGATGGTCCGCGAGCGCAGCCGCGAGAAGCCGCTGTTCCAGGTCGCGCGCGAGGGTGGTTTCGCCCCCGACGGTGAGACCCCGCGCTACCTCCAGGTGAACCTGAAGGCCCTGGCCTTCCGCCTGGACCGCGACCCGAACCGCAAGGAGATCCCCGTGATCTGCGACGAGCAGCTCGTCGTCGAGTACTACGCCCGCTGA
- a CDS encoding replication-associated recombination protein A yields MEPDLFTAAAEDRQEKDPSSSPLAVRMRPRTLDEVVGQQHLLKPGSPLRRLVGEGGGGPAGPSSVFLWGPPGIGKTTLAYVVSKATNKRFVELSAITAGVKEVRAVIDGARRAMGGHGKETVLFLDEIHRFSKAQQDSLLPAVENRWVTLIAATTENPYFSIISPLLSRSLLLTLEPLTDDDLRGLLRRALVDERGLAGAVELPEEAEEHLLRIAGGDARRALTALEAGAGSALAKGEESITLQTLEESVDRAAVKYDRDGDQHYDVASALIKSIRGSDVDAALHYLARMIEAGEDPRFIARRLMISASEDIGLADPTALPTAVAAAQAVAMIGFPEAALTLSHATIALALAPKSNAATIAIQQAQADVRGGLAGPVPPHLRDGHYKGAAKLGHAQGYVYPHDVPGGIATQQYAPDTIEGKRYYQPTRYGAEARYADVVERVRARLRGEQPEG; encoded by the coding sequence GTGGAGCCCGATCTGTTCACCGCCGCAGCCGAAGACCGCCAGGAGAAGGACCCGTCCAGCAGCCCCCTGGCCGTCCGGATGCGCCCCCGCACCCTCGACGAGGTCGTCGGCCAGCAGCACCTGCTGAAGCCGGGCTCGCCGCTGCGCCGCCTCGTCGGCGAGGGCGGCGGAGGGCCCGCCGGGCCCTCCTCGGTGTTCCTGTGGGGCCCGCCCGGCATCGGCAAGACCACCCTCGCGTACGTGGTCTCCAAGGCCACGAACAAGCGCTTCGTCGAGCTCTCCGCGATCACCGCGGGCGTCAAGGAAGTGCGCGCAGTCATCGACGGCGCCCGCCGGGCCATGGGCGGCCACGGCAAGGAGACCGTCCTCTTCCTCGACGAGATCCACCGCTTCAGCAAGGCGCAGCAGGACTCCCTGCTGCCCGCCGTGGAGAACCGCTGGGTCACGCTGATCGCCGCGACCACCGAGAACCCGTACTTCTCGATCATCTCCCCGCTCCTGTCCCGCTCCCTGCTCCTCACCCTCGAACCGCTCACCGACGACGACCTGCGCGGCCTGCTGCGCCGGGCACTCGTCGACGAGCGGGGCCTGGCCGGCGCGGTCGAGCTGCCCGAGGAGGCCGAGGAGCACCTGCTGCGGATCGCGGGCGGTGACGCCCGGCGTGCGCTCACCGCACTGGAGGCGGGCGCGGGCTCGGCGCTCGCCAAGGGCGAGGAGTCGATCACCCTCCAGACCCTGGAGGAGTCCGTCGACCGGGCCGCCGTGAAGTACGACCGCGACGGGGACCAGCACTACGACGTGGCGAGCGCCCTCATCAAGTCCATCCGCGGCTCGGACGTGGACGCCGCCCTGCACTATCTGGCCCGCATGATCGAGGCGGGCGAGGACCCCCGCTTCATCGCCCGGCGCCTGATGATCTCCGCCAGCGAGGACATCGGTCTCGCCGACCCGACGGCCCTGCCCACCGCGGTCGCCGCCGCCCAGGCCGTTGCGATGATCGGCTTCCCCGAGGCCGCGCTCACCCTCAGCCACGCCACGATCGCGCTGGCCCTCGCCCCGAAGTCGAACGCCGCGACGATCGCGATCCAGCAGGCCCAGGCCGACGTCCGCGGCGGCCTCGCGGGCCCCGTCCCGCCCCACCTGCGCGACGGCCACTACAAGGGCGCGGCCAAGCTGGGCCACGCCCAGGGGTACGTATACCCGCACGACGTCCCCGGCGGCATCGCCACCCAGCAGTACGCACCGGACACCATCGAGGGCAAGCGCTACTACCAGCCGACGAGGTACGGCGCGGAGGCACGGTACGCCGACGTGGTCGAGCGGGTCCGCGCCCGCCTGCGGGGCGAGCAGCCCGAAGGCTGA